The following coding sequences are from one Gadus macrocephalus chromosome 3, ASM3116895v1 window:
- the LOC132454252 gene encoding B-cell receptor CD22-like isoform X3, with the protein MIRQTMNLRSSARGFLAFLLSLPDVLFFTALKADDWITYPSSNVCAPRGSTVHISCHYKCPRNSNITLTVKDKKWFSQRDVDVKTDTDYAGRVEYKCSRPSCTSHICNANCTLSISDLRQSDSSEYKFRFKTYQVGILEYAAGLGVTLSVTDLEVKVSSPMRNNTSWVVLECHSMCGLAGNPTYIWIRNGQSAGEGMKYPGFVWSHYSYSCAVKGYEHFPSPSVYAPKTPSVIVSPSGEIVEGSSLTLSCSSDANPAADYTWFKHGDSMGQSGQNYTITNITSELGGNYYCQAHNAIGRHDSTFLFINWKERSSSSQTTAIAVRAVAVLLASILLLVAFLWMRKKASRKASGMGTDTVDEPLPDPVYENVLALTNLSAPAAQREPTEGTRCVAGSCVHSDQI; encoded by the exons atgttttgttttttacagcGCTGAAGGCTGACGACTGGATTACTTACCCATCTAGTAATGTCTGCGCTCCGAGAGGATCAACGGTTCACATCAGCTGCCACTATAAATGTCCTAGAAACTCGAACATCACTCTCACAGTCAAGGACAAAAAGTGGTTTTCTCAAAGAGATGTTGATGTGAAAACAGATACAGACTATGCAGGTCGTGTTGAATACAAATGCTCCAGGCCCAGCTGTACCAGTCACATCTGTAATGCAAACTGTACCCTGAGTATCAGTGACCTGAGACAGAGTGACTCTAGTGAGTACAAGTTCAGGTTCAAAACATACCAAGTAGGTATACTGGAATATGCTGCTGGCCTTGGAGTGACGCTATCTGTGACAG ATCTCGAGGTGAAAGTGTCCTCTCCTATGCGTAACAATACTAGTTGGGTGGTCTTGGAATGTCACAGTATGTGTGGTTTAGCTGGTAACCCTACCTACATCTGGATCAGGAATGGTCAGTcagcaggagaaggaatgaAGTACCCCGGCTTTGTTTGGTCTCATTATAGCTATTCCTGTGCTGTTAAAGGGTACGAACATTTCCCCTCTCCTTCAGTGT acgctccaaagaccccctcagtgaTCGTGAGTCCCTCTGGTGAAATAGTGGAGGGCAGTTCattgactctgagctgcagcagtgatgccaacccagcagctgactACACCTGGTTCAAACATGGTGACTCAATGGGACAATCAGGACAGAACTACACAATAACTAATATCACATCTGAGCTTGGCGGAAACTATTACTGCCAAGCTCATAATGCAATCGGACGTCATGATTCCACCTTTTTGTTCATTAATTGGAAAG agagatcatcatcatcacagacaACAGCCATAGCTGTACGGGCAGTTGCTGTCTTACTGGCCTCCATACTCCTTCTGGTTGCATTCCTCTGGATGAG AAAGAAGGCCTCCAGAAAAGCATCTGGAATGGGAACAGATACCGTAGATGAG CCACTTCCTGATCCTGTGTATGAGAACGTCTTAGCTCTGACCAATCTCTCAGCTCCTGCAGCACAGAGAGAACCAACGGAGGGAACTCGCTGTGTGGCTGGCTCCTGTGTCCATTCAGATCAGATCTAG
- the LOC132454252 gene encoding B-cell receptor CD22-like isoform X6, whose amino-acid sequence MIRQTMNLRSSARGFLAFLLSLPDVLFFTALKADDWITYPSSNVCAPRGSTVHISCHYKCPRNSNITLTVKDKKWFSQRDVDVKTDTDYAGRVEYKCSRPSCTSHICNANCTLSISDLRQSDSSEYKFRFKTYQVGILEYAAGLGVTLSVTDLEVKVSSPMRNNTSWVVLECHSMCGLAGNPTYIWIRNGQSAGEGMKYPGFVWSHYSYSCAVKGYEHFPSPSVYAPKTPSVIVSPSGEIVEGSSLTLSCSSDANPAADYTWFKHGDSMGQSGQNYTITNITSELGGNYYCQAHNAIGRHDSTFLFINWKERSSSSQTTAIAVRAVAVLLASILLLVAFLWMRRPPEKHLEWEQIP is encoded by the exons atgttttgttttttacagcGCTGAAGGCTGACGACTGGATTACTTACCCATCTAGTAATGTCTGCGCTCCGAGAGGATCAACGGTTCACATCAGCTGCCACTATAAATGTCCTAGAAACTCGAACATCACTCTCACAGTCAAGGACAAAAAGTGGTTTTCTCAAAGAGATGTTGATGTGAAAACAGATACAGACTATGCAGGTCGTGTTGAATACAAATGCTCCAGGCCCAGCTGTACCAGTCACATCTGTAATGCAAACTGTACCCTGAGTATCAGTGACCTGAGACAGAGTGACTCTAGTGAGTACAAGTTCAGGTTCAAAACATACCAAGTAGGTATACTGGAATATGCTGCTGGCCTTGGAGTGACGCTATCTGTGACAG ATCTCGAGGTGAAAGTGTCCTCTCCTATGCGTAACAATACTAGTTGGGTGGTCTTGGAATGTCACAGTATGTGTGGTTTAGCTGGTAACCCTACCTACATCTGGATCAGGAATGGTCAGTcagcaggagaaggaatgaAGTACCCCGGCTTTGTTTGGTCTCATTATAGCTATTCCTGTGCTGTTAAAGGGTACGAACATTTCCCCTCTCCTTCAGTGT acgctccaaagaccccctcagtgaTCGTGAGTCCCTCTGGTGAAATAGTGGAGGGCAGTTCattgactctgagctgcagcagtgatgccaacccagcagctgactACACCTGGTTCAAACATGGTGACTCAATGGGACAATCAGGACAGAACTACACAATAACTAATATCACATCTGAGCTTGGCGGAAACTATTACTGCCAAGCTCATAATGCAATCGGACGTCATGATTCCACCTTTTTGTTCATTAATTGGAAAG agagatcatcatcatcacagacaACAGCCATAGCTGTACGGGCAGTTGCTGTCTTACTGGCCTCCATACTCCTTCTGGTTGCATTCCTCTGGATGAG AAGGCCTCCAGAAAAGCATCTGGAATGGGAACAGATACCGTAG
- the LOC132454252 gene encoding B-cell receptor CD22-like isoform X5, which yields MIRQTMNLRSSARGFLAFLLSLPALKADDWITYPSSNVCAPRGSTVHISCHYKCPRNSNITLTVKDKKWFSQRDVDVKTDTDYAGRVEYKCSRPSCTSHICNANCTLSISDLRQSDSSEYKFRFKTYQVGILEYAAGLGVTLSVTDLEVKVSSPMRNNTSWVVLECHSMCGLAGNPTYIWIRNGQSAGEGMKYPGFVWSHYSYSCAVKGYEHFPSPSVYAPKTPSVIVSPSGEIVEGSSLTLSCSSDANPAADYTWFKHGDSMGQSGQNYTITNITSELGGNYYCQAHNAIGRHDSTFLFINWKERSSSSQTTAIAVRAVAVLLASILLLVAFLWMRKKASRKASGMGTDTVDEPLPDPVYENVLALTNLSAPAAQREPTEGTRCVAGSCVHSDQI from the exons cGCTGAAGGCTGACGACTGGATTACTTACCCATCTAGTAATGTCTGCGCTCCGAGAGGATCAACGGTTCACATCAGCTGCCACTATAAATGTCCTAGAAACTCGAACATCACTCTCACAGTCAAGGACAAAAAGTGGTTTTCTCAAAGAGATGTTGATGTGAAAACAGATACAGACTATGCAGGTCGTGTTGAATACAAATGCTCCAGGCCCAGCTGTACCAGTCACATCTGTAATGCAAACTGTACCCTGAGTATCAGTGACCTGAGACAGAGTGACTCTAGTGAGTACAAGTTCAGGTTCAAAACATACCAAGTAGGTATACTGGAATATGCTGCTGGCCTTGGAGTGACGCTATCTGTGACAG ATCTCGAGGTGAAAGTGTCCTCTCCTATGCGTAACAATACTAGTTGGGTGGTCTTGGAATGTCACAGTATGTGTGGTTTAGCTGGTAACCCTACCTACATCTGGATCAGGAATGGTCAGTcagcaggagaaggaatgaAGTACCCCGGCTTTGTTTGGTCTCATTATAGCTATTCCTGTGCTGTTAAAGGGTACGAACATTTCCCCTCTCCTTCAGTGT acgctccaaagaccccctcagtgaTCGTGAGTCCCTCTGGTGAAATAGTGGAGGGCAGTTCattgactctgagctgcagcagtgatgccaacccagcagctgactACACCTGGTTCAAACATGGTGACTCAATGGGACAATCAGGACAGAACTACACAATAACTAATATCACATCTGAGCTTGGCGGAAACTATTACTGCCAAGCTCATAATGCAATCGGACGTCATGATTCCACCTTTTTGTTCATTAATTGGAAAG agagatcatcatcatcacagacaACAGCCATAGCTGTACGGGCAGTTGCTGTCTTACTGGCCTCCATACTCCTTCTGGTTGCATTCCTCTGGATGAG AAAGAAGGCCTCCAGAAAAGCATCTGGAATGGGAACAGATACCGTAGATGAG CCACTTCCTGATCCTGTGTATGAGAACGTCTTAGCTCTGACCAATCTCTCAGCTCCTGCAGCACAGAGAGAACCAACGGAGGGAACTCGCTGTGTGGCTGGCTCCTGTGTCCATTCAGATCAGATCTAG
- the LOC132454266 gene encoding neuromedin-K receptor-like: MAAVHNMSNTTRNWTNPFVQPAWRIALWSVAYSSVLAVAILGNLIVIWIVLAHRRMRTVTNYFLLNLAFADASMAAFNTLINFIYAVQGEWYFGEAYCRFHNFFPVAAVFASIYSMTAIAMDRYMAIIHPLTPRMSAMATKAVIVSIWGLAVVLAFPVCYFSKVLSVPRRTLCYIAWPRKQDDAFMYHIIVIVLVYVLPLVVMGITYTIVGVTLWGGEVPGNSSDHNHGKYIEEMGRVVKMMIIVVVTFALCWLPYHVYFIVTGLSKPLTRWKYIQQVYLSVMWLAMSSTMYNPIIYCCLNSRFRAGFKHVFRCCPCVRESGSYDELELRSTRLGPGRPASMCTLSRADTSLRSTLHRHRSTQKSVGSCYGRDGRGLPTVQGRQLTARSRLYSDPGDCAGSPNETVCSEPSDVNVE, from the exons ATGGCTGCTGTTCACAACATGTCCAACACGACACGAAATTGGACCAATCCGTTCGTTCAACCGGCGTGGCGCATCGCGCTGTGGTCCGTGGCGTACAGCTCCGTCCTGGCTGTTGCGATCCTTGGCAACCTAATCGTCATTTGGATCGTGTTGGCGCACAGGCGGATGAGAACAGTCACCAACTACTTCCTGCTGAACTTGGCTTTTGCCGACGCTTCGATGGCCGCGTTCAACACGTTGATCAACTTTATCTACGCGGTGCAAGGCGAGTGGTACTTTGGAGAGGCGTACTGCAGGTTCCACAACTTCTTCCCCGTCGCCGCCGTGTTCGCCAGCATCTACTCCATGACGGCCATCGCCATGGACCG GTACATGGCCATCATCCACCCGCTGACGCCGCGTATGTCGGCGATGGCCACAAAGGCGGTGATCGTGAGTATCTGGGGACTGGCGGTGGTGCTGGCCTTTCCCGTCTGCTACTTCTCAAAGGTGCTCAGCGTTCCGCGGCGCACGCTCTGCTACATCGCCTGGCCGCGCAAGCAGGACGACGCCTTCAT GTACCACATCATAGTGATCGTGTTGGTGTATGTGCTGCCCCTAGTGGTGATGGGTATCACCTACACCATCGTGGGGGTCACcctgtggggaggggaggtccCAGGGAACTCCTCGGATCACAACCATGGAAAATATATTGAAGAAAT ggggcGT GTGGTGAAGATGATGATCATTGTGGTGGTGACCTTTGCCCTCTGCTGGCTGCCCTATCACGTGTACTTCATCGTGACGGGCCTGTCCAAGCCACTGACCCGCTGGAAGTACATCCAGCAGGTGTACCTGTCGGTGATGTGGCTGGCCATGAGCTCCACCATGTACAACCCCATCATCTACTGCTGCCTCAACAGCAG GTTCCGGGCGGGCTTCAAGCACGTGTTCCGCTGCTgcccgtgcgtgcgtgagtcCGGGAGCTACGACGAGCTGGAGCTGCGCAGCACGCGCCTCGGCCCGGGACGCCCTGCCAGCATGTGCACCCTGTCCCGGGCGGACACCAGCCTCCGCAGCACCCTGCACCGCCACCGCAGCACCCAGAAGAGCGTGGGGTCCTGCTACGGCCGCGACGGCCGCGGCCTGCCCACCGTCCAGGGCAGACAGCTGACGGCCCGGTCCAGGCTGTACAGTGATCCTGGGGACTGTGCAGGGAGCCCAAATGAAACAGTGTGCAGCGAACCCAGTGACGTCAATGTGGAGTGA
- the LOC132454262 gene encoding N-acyl-aromatic-L-amino acid amidohydrolase (carboxylate-forming) A-like, with translation MDHLGFKPLSRVAVCGGTHGNEMSGVYLLKELQVSQPERVRSFSLSTLLVNPRAVDACRRYTEKDMNRCFTDALLSAPTTATTPYEVTRAQEVNGQLGPKGSEKAVDLICDLHNTTANMGLCIITHVSDWLGLHLFKYLQEKITSAPVRLILLKSPFSEVYSLESVSKHGFTLEVGPQPQGVLRADIYNLMREGVNRALEWVESFNSGTVFEGGEVEAYFDVDKKDYPRDPKTQELTAAIHPQLQDNDFCLLKPGDPAFMSLSGETICYEGEALYPFFVNEGAYYEQNTAFKLAQRETLLLPAVSVKKPQ, from the exons ATGGATCACTTAGGGTTCAAACCCCTGTCCAGGGTGGCCGTCTGCGGTGGCACCCATGGCAATGAGATGAGTGGGGTGTACCTCTTGAAGGAGCTGCAGGTGTCCCAGCCGGAGAGGGTCAGGTCGTTCTCGCTGAGCACCCTGCTGGTGAACCCGCGGGCCGTGGACGCGTGCAGGAGATACACAGAGAAGGACATGAACCGCTGCTTCACCGACGCCCTGCTCAG TGCCCCGACAACGGCGACCACCCCGTACGAGGTGACGCGGGCCCAGGAGGTGAACGGCCAGCTTGGGCCGAAGGGCAGCGAGAAGGCCGTAGATCTGATCTGTGATCTGCACAACACCACCGCCAACATGGGCCTCTGCATCATAACTCACGTCTCCGATTGGCTCGGCCTGCACCTCTTCAAGTACTTGCAG GAGAAAATAACATCAGCCCCCGTGAGGTTAATTCTATTAAAGAGCCCCTTCTCAGAGGTGTACTCCTTGGAATCCGTGAGCAAACATGGCTTCa CGTTAGAGGTGGGACCCCAGCCTCAAGGGGTCCTACGGGCCGACATCTACAACCtgatgagagagggggtgaaCCGTGCCCTGGAGTGGGTTGAGAGTTTCAACTCGG GGACTGTGTTTGAAGGGGGCGAGGTTGAAGCATACTTTGACGTGGATAAGAAAGACTATCCCAGAGATCCCAAGACCCAAGAGCTGACTGCTGCCATCCATCCCCAACTACAG GACAACGACTTCTGCCTGCTGAAGCCCGGAGACCCGGCGTTCATGTCCCTCTCTGGCGAGACCATCTGCTACGAGGGAGAAGCGCTGTACCCTTTCTTCGTGAACGAAGGAGCCTACTATGAGCAGAACACAGCCTTCAAGCTGGCGCAGAGGGAGACCCTGCTCTTACCGGCCGTCAGTGTGAAGAAGCCACAATAA
- the LOC132454265 gene encoding claudin domain-containing protein 1-like codes for MVDNRYATALVIGSVLSLLATVYLSVAVGTQHWYQYRIRPAPSNNAANTSELVKDFINGDFNEKNYSETMFRLNGTLGLWWRCIMVPSETHWYKEPNPKMASQCVSFTLPQQFASKYREPGNETSGEDLFRTYMWRGQFLLPLVSVALVFLSGLVGVCACLCRSITPTLGVGVLHLLAGLCSLGTVCCFLVGVDLLPHNASPSEAAEGALGWSLYLALISAPLQMMAAALFLWAARSHRKSYTRMTAYRVA; via the exons ATGGTTGATAACCGGTACGCCACAGCCCTGGTCATCGGCTCCGTGTTGAGCCTTTTGGCCACGGTGTACCTCTCTGTGGCCGTGGGAACGCAACACTGGTATCAGTACCGCATCCGACCTGCCCCCTCGAACAATGCAGCCAATACCTCAGAACTGGTCAAGGACTTCATCAATGGGGACTTCAACGAGAAGAACTACAGTGAAACTATGTTTCGACTGAATGGAACTCTAGGTCTGTGGTGGAGGTGCATCATGGTGCCCAGTGAGACACACTGGTATAAAGAACCAA ATCCTAAAATGGCGAGTCAGTGTGTGAGTTTCACTCTTCCCCAGCAGTTTGCTTCAAAGTACAGAGAACCTGGGAACGAGACCAGTGGGGAGGATCTGTTCAGGACCT aCATGTGGAGGGGCCAGTTCCTGCTGCCCCTGGTGTCTGTTGCACTGGTGTTCCTGAGCGgcctggtgggtgtgtgtgcctgcctctgCCGCAGTATCACCCCAACTCTGGGTGTAGGAGTTCTCCATCTCCTGGCAG gtctGTGTTCGCTGGGCACGGTGTGCTGTTTCCTCGTGGGCGTGGACCTCCTGCCCCACAACGCGTCACCGTCTGAGGCTGCGGAGGGCGCGCTGGGCTGGTCTCTGTACCTGGCACTCATCTCCGCCCCACTGCAGATGATGGCGGCCGCCCTCTTCTTGTGGGCCGCGCGCAGCCACCGCAAAAGCTACACCCGCATGACGGCGTACCGCGTGGCCTAG